The genomic segment GGGGCCGTCGTCGAGCGCGATCACCGGGTCAACGCCGCTGCGCGCGACGCGCATGTGCTTGCCGCCCGGTGCAAGGTAAATCCGTCCCGGCTTCACCGGCTCACCGTCGACCGCCTCGGCCGCCGGCCGGCGGCTCGTACGCCCCAGATGCTCGGCGAGGATGGTGGTGAAGGTCGGTGGCATGTGCTGGGTGATCAGCACCGGGAAGCGATCGATCACGGGGCCGAGCTCGGTGACGAGCGCCATCAGCGCCTGAGGACCGCCGGTCGAGGAGCCGATCAGCAGCACCTTCGGCGCCTGGGTCGAGAACGGACGTGTCGCTAGCGATCCTGACGAGGGGGCATGCACGGCCGGAGCGGGCGCAGGCGCGGCAGGCCGCGCAACAGGACCGCGGACAACGGGAGCCGGGCTCGCGGGCGCCAGCGGCGGGCTCGCAACCGCAGACTTGCGACGCAGCCGCGCGCCGAGATGGCGGATCTTCTGGATCAGGTCGTGATGGAAAATGTCTGCGGCCGACGCCTCACGCGTCGATTCCGGCTTGGGAATGTAATCGGCCGCGCCGAGCGACAACGCCTTGAAGCTGATCTCCGCGTTGCGGCGGGTCAGCGTCGAAGCCATGATGATGACGAGATCGCGCTTCTTGGCGAGCAGTTGCGGCAGTGCCGAGAGGCCATCGAGCTCGGGCATTTCGATGTCGAGCACGGCAACATCGGGATTGATGCGATCGAGCTGGTTGACCGCCTCGAGCCCGGTGCGCAGCGACGCCGCGACCTCCATGTCGTGCTCGGCACCGATCCAGCGCGAAATCAGACCGCGGATGACGACGGAATCGTCGACGATCATTACCCGCAAAGGTCCGGCTTCGCGCGACGTGCCCGTGGTCGAATTACCTGCGAACGCAACACTCATTACTCAC from the Bradyrhizobium sp. WBAH42 genome contains:
- a CDS encoding chemotaxis response regulator protein-glutamate methylesterase, translating into MSVAFAGNSTTGTSREAGPLRVMIVDDSVVIRGLISRWIGAEHDMEVAASLRTGLEAVNQLDRINPDVAVLDIEMPELDGLSALPQLLAKKRDLVIIMASTLTRRNAEISFKALSLGAADYIPKPESTREASAADIFHHDLIQKIRHLGARLRRKSAVASPPLAPASPAPVVRGPVARPAAPAPAPAVHAPSSGSLATRPFSTQAPKVLLIGSSTGGPQALMALVTELGPVIDRFPVLITQHMPPTFTTILAEHLGRTSRRPAAEAVDGEPVKPGRIYLAPGGKHMRVARSGVDPVIALDDGPAVNFCKPAVDPLFTSAIDVWHGNILSVILTGMGSDGMRGGKDIVAAGGSVIAQDEASSVVWGMPGAAANAGICAAILPLNQIGAKVNRLFAGDRS